TTTCTACTTATTAATCTACCACCATCTATAACGATCTCAGTACCAGTAATGAATGTATTATAATCTGAGGCTAAGAATGCTAATAAGTAAGCAACTTCTATTGGTCTACCCATTCTTCCTAATAATGTTGCTGCCCTCTTATCTAAATCTTCTGGCACTTCATCACTCTTAGTATAAATTGGACCTGGTACAACAGTAATAACTTGAATACCATACTTACCTAAATCTACTGCTAAACTCCTAGACATAGAAATTAATCCTCCTTTAACTGTAGCATAAGCTAAACTTTCTCTTAAGGGGGATTTAGATTGAATTGCCGAAATGTTAATTATCTTACCCTTAATGCCTTTTTGAATCATTATCTCAGAGGCCATCTTTGACAAAAGCATTGGTGAAGTTAATTCTAATTCAATCATCTTATCCCATTCATCTAAAGTTATATTGAAGATAGAATATCTGGAATTAACTGAAGCATTATTTATTAAAACATGAATAATACCAATTTCTTTCTTATACCACTCAATAAAATTCAAAACTTCACTTCTTTTAGTTAAGTCAACTTTAACAATCTTTACACCAGAAATACTAATTTCTCTTCTCCCTATACCAATAACGTTAGCTCCTAAATCTCTGAAAAGCTTAGCAGTGACATAACCGATTCCGTGAGTAGCACCAGTAATTAAAATCGTTTTACCATCTAATAACTTCTCCATGTTCCCTTCACCACCCATAAGGGTTCTTCAGAATAGGAATATAACTCCTTTTCTACTTTCAATTCCTCTATAAGCTTCTCGTTTATATCAACACCAATTCCAGGCTTTTCCGGAATTATTGCTTCGCCATTTTCAACTGGAGTTGAATTTTTTATCAAATCAATTTTCCATGAAGGAAACCATTCGTAAAATGATTCTTGAATTAAAAAATTAGGTATTGACGCATCAAGCTGTAAAGTTACAGCATTCAATATAAGTCCTTGAGCATTATGAAATGCCATTAGAACGTCAAATGCTTCAGACATTCCAACAACTTTTCTAGCCTCAGTGACACCACCAATTCTGGAAAGATCTATTTGAAGGCAATTAACTAATTTGTCTTTCAGAAATTGTAAGGCTTGAGTTTTAGTAATTATCCTCTCTCCTAAAGCAACTTTAAGTTTTACATTCTCTCTATATTTTCTCAAACCTTCAATATCATCTGGGTGTACTGGCTCTTCCATGAAAAGAGGGTTATACTTTTCTAACCTTTTAGCAATCATAATTGCACTATCAACATTAAATCTTCCGTGGTGCTCAATTAAAATATCAACATCATCACCAACTGCTTCTCTTACAGCCTTAACTCTTTCCTCAGCTTCTTTTAATCCCTTTTTATCTATTATATCAAAATATGGTCCAAAAGGATCGAATTTTAATGCTTTATAACCTTTTCTAACTACATCTTTGGCTTTCTCAACAAACTCCTCTGGAGTAACACAGTTTTGATACCAGCCATTTGCATAAAGCGGAATTCTATCTCTATATTTCCCACCTAAAAGTTTATAAATTGGAACTTCAAACTCTTTGCCTATAATGTCCCATGATGCAATATCAAAAGCACTAAAAGCTGTAGTTGACTCGAGAGAAATTGCCATGTTAAAGTCTTGTTTATACCATTCCATTCTATTCTTTTCAAGATCAAAAACATCTCTACCTTTCATCACTTTATCTATCTTATTTATGAAACTCAACACAGCTTCAGCCCTTAAAGCTGATACAGTTTCACCATAACCCACTTTTCCATCAGTTGTAGTTACCCTAACTAAAACCATTAATGATGCCCATTTTGCTGAAATTATTTCTTTACCAAGAAGAAATGCTTCTACTGAAGAAATTTTTGTCATGATTAAAGTTAAGTATTAAAACTTTTAAGGATATACTTGTTCTCCTCCAACATAAGTTTTAATTACATTTAAGTTTTCATCAAGAATAGCCAAATCAGCTCTTTTACCTTTTTCAATAACACCTCTGTCATTTAATCCTATTGCTCTTGCTGGATTATAAGAAACTAAAAGAGATGAATCTTTTATTCCTATTAGTCTAACTAAGTTCTTAAACGCTTTATCCATTGTTAAAGTACTGCCAGCTAATTTCCCTTCTTTAGTTAAAGCTATACCTTTATGAACTGAAATCTTAATTTTACCAAGAGTATATTCCCCATCTGATAAGCCAGTAGCAATAATTGAATCAGTAACAGCAACAATTCTGTTAACCCCAACAACTTGTAAAACAAATTTCACAACCTCTTCATTAACGTGAATAAAATCTGGTATTATTTCCACAAACGGAGAAAAGTTTATGCTAGCTAATACTACTCCAGGGTCTCTATGATGGAAACCTCTCATTGCGTTAAATAAATGGGTAGTTCTATTTGCTCCTAAAGAGAACGCTTTTGTAGAAGTAATATAATCAGCATCTGTATGACCAATTGAAGGATAAACCCCTAAAGAGAGAAGAAAAGGAATAAAATCTAGGTCCTTTTCTGGGGCAATAGTTATCGTTTTTACTTTATTTCCGCTTTCTTTTATACACGCCAAAACCTCTTCCTTATCCGGTTGTCTAATATACCTTATATCTTGTGCACCGGGGTGTTTTTCACTTATGTAAGGTCCTTCAAGATGTATGCCTATAATTTCATCTACCTCTTTAATCCCTTTACATGCCTCAATCAAATTATCTTTAGACATTGTAACGGTTGTTGGCAAAAATGTGGTCACACCGTGTCTTAGCAATTCCTTCCTCATTCCTATTGCGTTTTTAGCAAACTTTTCACTATCGTCCCAAGAAGTGTAATCATATCCTTTAATTCCATGAGTATGTATATCTATAAATCCAGGCAGTAGATACATATTATCTAAGTTCTCTCCTTGTAATCTTTCTTCCTTAACTTCCACTATTTTTCCTTTATCAATAATTACACTTCCAGTGAAAATCTTGTACGGTGTTACAATTTTAGCGTTTGAAAGTATTAACACAAAGGCTTATTACTCTTCGAGAGATATAAAAAATATGGGAGGTATTTTTGGATTTGTATGTAAGGAACCACGTGATGTTTCTATCATTAACGTTGGCTTGAAAAGGCTAATTTATAGGGGTTATGACAGTGCTGGATTAGTTTATTTAAAAGATTCATCTTTGCAAATACTAAAAGTTCTAGGTAATATAACTAAAAATGAAATAAAAGTTAATGAAAGAAGTAACGTTGCTTTAGGTCATACTAGGTATGCAAGTAGAGGTTGGCCAACAATTGAAAACACTCATCCAATTGTTGATTGTAAAGGAGAGATTGCAGTAGTTATGGATGGTATTATTGACGATTATGAAGTCATAAGAGATAAGCTAATTAAAGAAGGACATAAATTTGTTTCAACTACTGATACTGAAGTCATTTCCCATCTTTTGGAGGGGAATTATTTAAAGAATGCCCTTGATATATTGAAAAATGTTGGTGGGATTTACTCTTTTGCTTTTATGGTTAAAGGAGAAAATAAAATATTTGCTGTAAATCACGGCCAACCTCTTTATATAGGCTTTAACTCTTGCTATTTCCTTTCAAGCGATTTGCCATCTCTTAATGGTTTTTCTGAAAACGCTATTATTGTACCAGAAAACTCATTTGTAATAATTTCCCAAGATAATGTAAAGATATTAGATTCTCAAGGAAGAGAAATTAAGGGAGAGATTAAGAGAGTGAAGTATAAGGAAGAAATTGCTGAGAAAGGAGGCTTTACTCACTTTATGCTTAAGGAGATTTATGATATTCCAACAGCTTTAGTTAACTCTGTTGAGTCTTTGCTAGAAAAGTACTTAACTTTAGCCTCAATGATAGTTTTTGGTGCAAAGAAAGTATTCATAATTGGCAATGGCACAAGTCTACATGCTGGACTAATTTCCTCTTATTATTTTTCTGACATAGGGTTAAACGTTAATGTTGTAAGCGCTGCAGAATTCCCATATTATGGTTTAGAGAGCATAACTACTGGATCAGTCATTATTGCGATTAGTCAAAGCGGTGAGACATCAGATGTAATAAGGAGTGTTAAGCTTGCTAAGATGAGAGGTGCTGTAATTGTAGGTATTACGAACTCTGTAGGTTCAAGGTTAGCTTTAGAGTCAAACGTTTATTTACCAATTACAGCTGGCCCAGAAATGGCTGTACCAGCAACAAAGACTTTTACTTCAACTATTACTGTACTTAAGGTTCTTTCCCTATATACAGCTTATCAAATGGGTAAAGTTAGTAAAAAGGAAATTGAAGAATTTAAGAGTGAGATAAAGACTTTATCTAAAAGTATTGCTGAAAAACTGCCTAAATTAGAGAAAGATGCTGAAAGTGTAGCTTCCCTCTTAGATAAGGAAAGCTTATATGTGTCAAGTAGTGGTATAAATTATCCTATTGCTTTAGAAGGGGCTTTGAAATTCAAGGAAGCTTCTATGACTCATGCTGAAGGAGTACAACTTGGAGAATTATTGCATGGTCCTATTGTTTTAGCCAACAAAGGTTATCCCATAATTTTGATTAAGCCAGCTGAAGATTACGCTGAGGACTTATATAATAAAGTAATTAGGTTAGTGAAAGATAGGGGAATTAAGTTAATTACTGTCTCTCCTGGAGGAGATTTAGATAGTGTAAAAACTTCAAGAGATTTGTCACCAATATCTAACGTTATTCCTTTACAACTATTAGCTTATAAATTGGGCGTAAAGAAGGAGTTACCAATAGATACACCTCCAGGTTTAGTGAAGGCTGTTATCATTTAGTTCTTGTATAAATTTTTTAAATTTTACTAGGACGGTATAAACAAGTTTTATTCTAATTTAAACGTGACTTCAT
The nucleotide sequence above comes from Sulfurisphaera javensis. Encoded proteins:
- a CDS encoding SDR family NAD(P)-dependent oxidoreductase, which encodes MEKLLDGKTILITGATHGIGYVTAKLFRDLGANVIGIGRREISISGVKIVKVDLTKRSEVLNFIEWYKKEIGIIHVLINNASVNSRYSIFNITLDEWDKMIELELTSPMLLSKMASEIMIQKGIKGKIINISAIQSKSPLRESLAYATVKGGLISMSRSLAVDLGKYGIQVITVVPGPIYTKSDEVPEDLDKRAATLLGRMGRPIEVAYLLAFLASDYNTFITGTEIVIDGGRLISRKPDPEEITRGEV
- a CDS encoding enolase C-terminal domain-like protein — its product is MTKISSVEAFLLGKEIISAKWASLMVLVRVTTTDGKVGYGETVSALRAEAVLSFINKIDKVMKGRDVFDLEKNRMEWYKQDFNMAISLESTTAFSAFDIASWDIIGKEFEVPIYKLLGGKYRDRIPLYANGWYQNCVTPEEFVEKAKDVVRKGYKALKFDPFGPYFDIIDKKGLKEAEERVKAVREAVGDDVDILIEHHGRFNVDSAIMIAKRLEKYNPLFMEEPVHPDDIEGLRKYRENVKLKVALGERIITKTQALQFLKDKLVNCLQIDLSRIGGVTEARKVVGMSEAFDVLMAFHNAQGLILNAVTLQLDASIPNFLIQESFYEWFPSWKIDLIKNSTPVENGEAIIPEKPGIGVDINEKLIEELKVEKELYSYSEEPLWVVKGTWRSY
- the nagA gene encoding N-acetylglucosamine-6-phosphate deacetylase, with product MLILSNAKIVTPYKIFTGSVIIDKGKIVEVKEERLQGENLDNMYLLPGFIDIHTHGIKGYDYTSWDDSEKFAKNAIGMRKELLRHGVTTFLPTTVTMSKDNLIEACKGIKEVDEIIGIHLEGPYISEKHPGAQDIRYIRQPDKEEVLACIKESGNKVKTITIAPEKDLDFIPFLLSLGVYPSIGHTDADYITSTKAFSLGANRTTHLFNAMRGFHHRDPGVVLASINFSPFVEIIPDFIHVNEEVVKFVLQVVGVNRIVAVTDSIIATGLSDGEYTLGKIKISVHKGIALTKEGKLAGSTLTMDKAFKNLVRLIGIKDSSLLVSYNPARAIGLNDRGVIEKGKRADLAILDENLNVIKTYVGGEQVYP
- the glmS gene encoding glutamine--fructose-6-phosphate transaminase (isomerizing) translates to MGGIFGFVCKEPRDVSIINVGLKRLIYRGYDSAGLVYLKDSSLQILKVLGNITKNEIKVNERSNVALGHTRYASRGWPTIENTHPIVDCKGEIAVVMDGIIDDYEVIRDKLIKEGHKFVSTTDTEVISHLLEGNYLKNALDILKNVGGIYSFAFMVKGENKIFAVNHGQPLYIGFNSCYFLSSDLPSLNGFSENAIIVPENSFVIISQDNVKILDSQGREIKGEIKRVKYKEEIAEKGGFTHFMLKEIYDIPTALVNSVESLLEKYLTLASMIVFGAKKVFIIGNGTSLHAGLISSYYFSDIGLNVNVVSAAEFPYYGLESITTGSVIIAISQSGETSDVIRSVKLAKMRGAVIVGITNSVGSRLALESNVYLPITAGPEMAVPATKTFTSTITVLKVLSLYTAYQMGKVSKKEIEEFKSEIKTLSKSIAEKLPKLEKDAESVASLLDKESLYVSSSGINYPIALEGALKFKEASMTHAEGVQLGELLHGPIVLANKGYPIILIKPAEDYAEDLYNKVIRLVKDRGIKLITVSPGGDLDSVKTSRDLSPISNVIPLQLLAYKLGVKKELPIDTPPGLVKAVII